The following coding sequences lie in one Rhodothermales bacterium genomic window:
- a CDS encoding (Fe-S)-binding protein codes for MIPIVADLVAQGKQPEILFWVGCAGSFDARAQKVTRALCQILSHVGLDYAILGEEERCTGDPARRAGNEFVFQMSALQNIETLNDYGVKKIVTACPHCFNSLKNDYPALGGHYDVIHHTQLLQELIDTGRLMLQGGGSFKGKKITYHDSCYLGRVNAVYEAPRALLKALDVDLVEMKRCKTKGLCCGAGGAQMWKEDEPGDKRINIERVEEALETGATAIAANCPFCLTMLRDGVNAKGKESQVMVYDLSELIVERISAK; via the coding sequence ATGATCCCTATCGTCGCCGACCTCGTCGCCCAGGGCAAACAGCCCGAGATCCTCTTTTGGGTCGGATGCGCCGGCAGCTTCGATGCTCGCGCGCAGAAGGTGACGCGGGCGTTGTGCCAGATCCTGTCGCATGTCGGGCTGGATTATGCGATTCTGGGGGAAGAAGAGCGCTGCACCGGCGACCCGGCGCGGCGCGCCGGCAACGAGTTCGTCTTCCAGATGTCGGCCCTACAGAATATCGAGACGCTGAATGACTACGGGGTGAAGAAGATCGTTACCGCCTGCCCGCACTGCTTCAACTCGCTCAAGAACGACTATCCGGCATTGGGGGGGCATTACGACGTCATCCATCATACCCAACTCCTCCAGGAGCTGATCGACACCGGCCGGCTTATGCTTCAGGGCGGCGGGAGCTTCAAGGGCAAAAAGATCACCTACCACGACTCGTGTTACCTCGGCCGGGTGAACGCCGTGTACGAGGCGCCGCGCGCGCTGCTCAAGGCGTTGGACGTCGACCTCGTCGAGATGAAACGGTGCAAGACGAAGGGCCTCTGCTGCGGCGCAGGCGGTGCGCAGATGTGGAAGGAGGACGAGCCTGGCGATAAACGCATCAACATCGAACGTGTCGAGGAAGCACTCGAAACCGGCGCCACGGCCATCGCGGCCAACTGTCCGTTCTGCCTGACGATGTTACGGGATGGGGTGAATGCGAAGGGAAAAGAGAGTCAAGTGATGGTCTATGACCTGTCCGAGTTGATCGTGGAGCGCATTTCCGCAAAATGA